The segment TGCACGCAAAAAACATGATATCTTACGGCACAAACATTGTTGCAGGTGTAACTCCAGGAAAAGGAGGACAAAAATTTGAAGACAAGATTCCAATTTACAATACAGTCAAAGAAGCCGTAGATGCAAGCGGTGCAAAAATTTCAATTATTTTCGTTCCAGCAAAATTCTTTTTGGGAGCTGCAAAAGAGGCACTTGAAGCGGGAATCAAACTACTAGTTGCAATTCCAGAACATGTTCCAGTTAGAGATACAATGGAAGTTTTAGATTTAGCAAACAAAAAAGGAGCTGTAATTATTGGACCAAACACTCCAGGAATAATGATTCCAGAATTAATAAAAATTGGAATCATGCCAGCAACTCCATTTAAGGCAGGAAAGATTGCCGTGTTATCAAAAAGTGGAACATTACTTTATGAAATTTCTGATGCACTAACAAATGCAGGATTTGGACAGTCAATAACTATAGGAATTGGAGGAGACCCAATTAACGGAACTAGAATGATTGATGCATTTGAGATGGTAAAAGATATTTCAGATTTAGAAGGATTGGTAGTAGTAGGAGAAATAGGTGGAGATTCTGAAGAAATTTTGGCTCAACGAATTATAGATATTGGATTCAAAAAACCAACAGTGGCATACATTGCAGGAAGAGCTGCCCCTAAAGAAAAGAGGATGGGGCATGCAGGAGCTATAGTGATGGGAACGTATGGTTCTGCAGAATCAAAGGTGTCAATGTTTAACAAGGCAAACATTCCAGTGGCAAAAAGACCATCTCAGGTGCCAGTATTACTAGCAGGAAAAATGCAACAATCCGATTAGAATAAAAGAGAGAGATTAAGGAGAAAATTATATGCCTATAACAGACCCAGAAAAAAAACGCATTGCGCAAGCTGCACGTTTGGTAATGAAGATTTGCTTTAACTGTGGCTGTAGAAATGACATCAATGCCAGCAGATGTAGAAAATGCAGAAATCCATACTTGAGACTAAAGAACAGAAATCTCGGCGTCAAAAAGTAGAGTTAGAAATTCATCAATCTTTGTCGATATTCAACAATAGCTGATCTTATCTTGTATTGGTATTCAGAGATAAATGGTCTAACAGTATTTTCATTTTCCAATTCATCAAGGGATAGTTGCAAATCATCAGGTAGTTGGTCATTCATTTGATAAAGTATTTTGGCAGCTTCTGCATATTGACCCAAATTTGCAGCATACTCAAATGCTAGTTGCATTCTCTCAATTAAAGCATCAAATTCATGTAATGACATGTTTGACTTTTGGAATTTTACTAGAAAAGGGTAAGGTTATCACAATATACAAAACCTAAAGGCAAAAAAGACGCTTGTTTTGTAATTTCATTGGACCGGTTGTCTAGTGGTTAGGATGACGCACTCACACTGCGTATGGAGAAATCCCGCAAAGGTCGTGGGTTCAAATCCCTCCCGGTCCACTATAGTGTTTTTGAGTTCCAAAACCATAAAGAGAAAAAGGGATTACAGTAATTCGGAACGAAGGTAAGGGATTTTCCAAATTTAGAAGTATTTTAAAAAAAATTCACTTTATTGTATAATTAATACATCTATAGCTTCTTTAGTTGTTAATTATAAATAAAATGAAATGAAATCGGTTTGTAAGGGATGCGGTCATTCCTTTGAAAGCAATGGTGAAAAGTTTTGCAATAATACTTGCAGAGATTCTCATATTGACAAACTTGAGGAAATGGTTATAGAAGCAGTAAAAAACGATTCTAGCCATACTAAAAAATTTAGTCAAGATTTCTAGCCTCCAAAAGTAAATAGGAAGAAGATTTTTGGATAAAATCTAGATTACATAAAATCTTATTTTTGATAGACTACATTTTTAGCACTAATTGAAGAAAGACATATCTAAAAATAGGCTTAAAATTTAGCGGTAAATTTTTTAAACTCTATTACAAATCAAAATGTAAAATTGAAACAAATACATAGTATAATTTTTGCATCAGTTATTTTGACGTTTATTGTGTTACTTTATACTCCAAATGTATCAGCAGATTCGTCTGAAGTTATCATTAGTCCAATTAACGATGAGATTAGTCTCCAAAAAACAATTGCAATAATGCATATTCCTGAAGACAAATCACTGTTATGGGGAAAAGTAAAAGGGGATGCTTCTGACTTTGTTGAAAGATATCCAGTAATAATTCAATTTTTTAAAGGAGATGAACCAGTACATGTAGCTCAGGTAAAAGTCAAGGGAGATGGTTCCTATGAATACAAATTCAAAATAAGAAATACTGATCAAAACACTGGTGAAATAGTAGATATTTTTGAAGGAAAATACACCGTAAAAATATTCAAGGTCATACACACCAAATCACAAATTTAGAATAAAGTCATAGAATTCATATACAGTTCAAAGAGTTTTAAGAACTAGAATATGAGTAAAAACTTTTGGCACGATATAGAATCCGGAGTAGATATTCCAGAGATTGTTAATGTCATAGTAGAGATTCCAAAAGGATCCATGAACAAATATGAATATGACAAAAAACACAATATGATAAAACTAGACAGAGTATTATTTTCACCATTTCATTATCCAGGGGATTATGGTTTGATTCCTCAAACACTTTCAGAAGACGGCGACCCACTTGACGCTCTTGTATTGGTAACAAATCCAACATACCCAGGAATTCTAATTGAGGCAAGACCGATTGGATTGTTACAAATGAAAGATGATGGAAACCCAGATGATAAGATTATCTGTGTTTCAACAAATGATCCAAGATATCTTCATACGGTAGACATTACAGATGTAGAAGACCATTACCGCTCAGAGATTGGGCATTTTTTCCAGGTCTACAAAGATTTGGAAGGAAAAAAAGTGGAGATACTAGGTTGGAAAGGAGCTATGGAAGCAAAAGAGATCATCGTGGAATCAATCAAAAGATACAAAGAGACTTTAAAAAAATATTAAAAAGACAAAAGCGTATTTGCTTCAACAAATACGGTGTTTTAATTATTCGTCATCCAGAATTATCCAAGATAATCCCATTATAGATTCCCAAGCGGGTGGAGTATCAGTATTATTTGTCATACAGTATAATTACAAAATTTACTTAAAACATTCGCGTATGAATCATACATAGAAATCATCAGCACGTCCTAAATACTAATTTTGAAGATAGATACCAATTGGAACTCTCACCAAGTACTTATTCAGTTTTGGTCTTAAGTTCCAGTTGAAATTTTTCTACAAATTTTGATTTTTAGGCATACAGCATGCATTTTTAATAGATACAAAATATGACTATCATATGTCAGAGTACAAATTGGAGAGATGGGATCTTTCAGAACTAACAAAGGATCCAAAGAGCCCGGAATTTCAAAAACAAATTAAAGAGTTAGAGGAAATGGCAAAGAAATTTGAAAAAATAAAATTAAAACTAGACCCTAAAATGTCATCAAAAAAATTCATCGACATATTACATGAAATCGAAAAAATTTCTGAAAAAATGAGCAAAATTGGAGGATACGCCTCATTACAATACTCTGCAGATACGCAGTCAGATGAAGCAACCTCATTAATTACTAGAATGTCAAAATTAGGTTCGGAAATTTCAAATAAAATTTTGTTTTTTGATTTATGGTGGAAAACCCAAGTTGATGACAAAAACGCAAAAAGGCTGATTAAAGATTCAGGCGAACTTTCAGAATATCTCAATCACAAAAGACTATTTGCAAAATATGCTCTCTCTGAACCAGAAGAAAAGATCATCAATACTTTAGACGTTACAGGAATTTCTGCCCTTGTGAAGCTGTATGATAAGATGACTAGTGCATATGAATACAAAATGAAAGTTGGCGGAAAAACAAAAAAGATGACACGTGAAGAGATTACAAATTACATCAGAAATACAAATGCAAAAATCAGAGAGAGTGCATACAAGACAATTCTAACAAAGTATACTGAAAACAAGGGAGTAAATGGAGAGATATATCAGAATATTGTTTTGAATTGGAAAGACGAAGGCATAGAAATTCGAGGGTACAAGTCTCCAATTTCAATGAGAAACATCGGAAACGATGTAGATGATAAAACCATCGAATCTCTTCTAGCTGTATGTAGAAAAAATTCCCCCGTATTTCAAAAATTCTTTTTACAAAAAGCAAAAATGTTAAAAATAAAAAAATTACGCAGATATGACCTGTATGCACCAGTCGCATCCAACATTAAAGAAAAAAATTACCAATACGATAAGTCAGTAAAGCTTGTCTTTGAGTCACTTGGAAAGTTTAGCCCGAAACTAGAAGGATTTGCAAGAAAAGTCTTTGATGAAAAACATGTGGATTCATCCATAAGACCTGGAAAAAGAGATGGTGCATTCTGTAGCACATTAACTCCAAAGATTACACCGTATGTTTTAGTTAATTATACTGGAAAAACTAGAGATGTTTTCACACTAGCCCATGAGTTAGGTCATGCTGTTCATAGTCAAGCAGCACAAGATAGATCAATTCTTGTTCAAGATGCTCCGTTACCTCTAGCTGAAACTGCATCCACTTTTTCAGAATTGCTACTATATGATAATTTATCAAATAGAGTAACAAACGATGAGAGAAAAATAATGTTAGCTGAAAAAATTGATGACCTGTATGCGACAATTATGCGTCAAGCATTTTTTACTATTTTTGAAGTATCAGCACACGAGCAAATTGGAAAAGGAACAGTAGTAGATGAGATTTCAAAGACGTATCTTCAAAATCTAAAAGAGCAGTTTGGAAATTCAGTTGTAATGTCAGATGATTTTGCAATAGAATGGAGTTGCATACCTCATTTTTATCATACACCCTTTTACTGCTATGCATATTCATTTGGAAATTTACTTGCATTAGCACTATTTCAAAGATATAAAAAAGAAGGAAGTAGTTTTGTTCCATCATATATCGATATTCTTGCTGCAGGTGGCTCCAAGAAACCAGAGAAATTATTGGCAGAGCATGGTTTTGATATCAGATCTGAGAAATTTTGGCAAGATGGATTTGACTATGTCCAAAGCCAAGTAAAAGCACTTTCATCATTAAATTAGATTTTTAATAATATGGGGCTGGCAGCCCAACGCATGGACTGCCAGCTTGTTCCCCGAACGGTTTGAATTCGATGTCAATTTAAAGTTCAAAATTATCTGATTTAAATGTTTGAAACTATCCCCAATCTATTTTTCTTGATTTTAGTTTTCGAATAGAACCAGCCAAAATACCAATAGTAATCCCAAGATGATAAAGAAAATACAAAAAGACTTCAAAAGTACTTGGAGTCAGATCAGTGAATCTACTAAGACCAGTCAACAGTAAAATAAGTGAGCTAAAAAATAAAACAAAAATTTTGGTGGCACCATGGATAGGTGCAAATTTCATCAATACAAAAGTCATAACAGTTACAGAGATGGCAAGGACTGCCAAGAATCCAACATTTAATCCAAATACAAGAAAAATCAGCGATGTAATTTCTCCAGAGTTATTTGCCTGAAAAATGCTAGAAATATCAATTTTTTCAGTTGATGCAAATCTAGGAACACTCAAGACGGCATTTGCAAGAAACAAGAAAAATAAAGAGACAGAGACAGTTTTTACATGATTTTGCAGACGTGGAAATCTTAAGAGAATGGCTTTTCCCAAAATAATTCCTTGAAAAATCCCAATTCCAAATGCGCTGATTATTGCAGTTACTGAAAAAATAGGATTTTGAAAAACTTCAACCAAGTATGGAGCTAGGACCACATCTAAAAAATAATCTGAATTGTAATATTAGGTACCAGATAGAGAGTTTTAGTAAAATTAGCAAAAAAATTTCATCAAAGATAAAAGGCATGATGAACAAAAAGAGAGTAAATTTAATAATTTCATTATAAAAAAGTCAAACCTATGCAGAAGATCTGGATTTTGTTTGGATTGATAGGTATGTTGATCGGCATGACAGGTTATGCATATTCACAAGAAACTAATCTTGCCACATTTCAAGAGACGGCACAAATAATTATCGATAAGAGCATATCTCAAAACGTCACAGCCTCAATTGCCTTACAAAGTACAAGCATTCAAGAGATAAAAATCCCAGCAGAATTGGAGCAAAAAATTAGGGAAGATAGAAGAATAACAGCAATAGTTGTGACAAACGAGAATCATTGCATTTTGGGAGTTTTTGATGAATCATGTATTATCATAAATGTTGCAAGAAACCCTGAAGACAAAGGCATTTTAGCAATACAAAACACTACAAAAAGAGTAGCGTCATTATTTATCGATGATGTGAATCAGGCATTAGATACAGAAGCAAAGTTTCATTCAGTATTCATCCAAAGCGGTGATGAAATAAGTAAGGCTCTAGAAACATCGGGTTCTATTTCAGGCAAAGGAACTGTATCTGCAGTCTATACAATGCCGATGGAAGATACCGCTTCAATGTATGAAAAGATCTCAGCATTACTTTTACCAAGAGAGATTAGAGACAGAGGTGGATTTTACGAAGTAGCAAAGAATCTATCAAAAGAAGAAAATGCAAAAATGACATTTTCTATAATACCAATAGAAAACAAATCATTATTACAATTAAAATTATCAGTAGATTACCCAAATACGGCCTCATCAATAAAACAAATTAATCCATTAGAATTGTTGAAAACAAATGAGCTGAAAAGATCAGAGTACTTTTCATCAGGATTTTATCCATTAAATTCAATATTACAAGTAGTAGTATTATCTCCTGAATCAACTAACGTATCAGACGTAAGAGGAAATATCATACCTACACAGTTAGTTGATGGTGAAAAGATTCCTACCGAAATTACAAAAGAAGGTTGGATTTTTGATCCTGAACAAGGAAAAAGAATTCAAGGGAAATTTATTTTCGGGGAAAGAAAATCAATTGATAAAAATGAATTAATATTTTCATTAGGAGGTAGTCAGTTATCTACGCCTAAAATTGAAACATCATTTGACGAATCGGTTGTAATTGTAATAATAATTTCAGTGGTTGCAATTGGCGCTGCAATATATTATCTTAAAGGATATAGAAAGTAATCACACTAGTAAAACAGCAGCTGCAAAGACAGTAGTCCATTTTCCATCTTTATCGCCTTTTGTTGATTGAGTAACATTTTGTGTTTTGTAAATTTGACCAGAGATAGTCCACTGTTGTCTTTTTTCATCCCAGCTTTTATCAATATCAAATGGAATACCTAATGAAGATGCAAGCATTTGTGCTGCAATATCTTCAGCATAATCACCTGATTGTTGTTCATTTTGACCAAATGATTCGTATTCAGAAAGATATCCGTAACGATTAGTATCTTTAGGTCGGGCAATACCAACTGAAGCAGAGCATAGTCTCTGAGGCTCATTAGTTTGATTTTTAGAATAAATTGTAAATAAGATTTGTCCAGGTTTAATTTGCTTAAGACCTTCATTTCTAGAGATTAATTTTGCATTTGGTGGAAATATACTTGAGATTAAAACTAGATTTGTACCAGCAATTCCAGCATCTCTTAGAGCATATTCAAAACTTGTCAATCGGTCTTCATGAACGCCTTTACCTTTTGTAAGAAATAATTTCTTAGCAACTAAATCTAGCAATTCTTTTTTGATGAAACAGTTTTATTATTTATACTTTGATTGAAAAATCTAAAAAAGGTTTTAAAAAAATACCAACTGCTTGTAACACCAGAACATAATGTTTCAAGATGTTTTTTCATTTACAATATTTTTCTAAAGTAGAAATTTGTCGGATTTTTGAAAAAAGATGTTTTTAAGTCAATATTGCGCCTAAAATGCCTGGATAGGGCATTTTGAATAAAACATGACTGTGAGCAAGATTGCAATTAAGACTCCCTAGTTATTGATGAGTTAGATTTTTTACATAAGATAGGAATAATGTAAATCATGCTAGAGGATTTTTTTCAATCAGATACTTTTGTGATTGGATATTACATTCTAACTGTAGGGGCATCGTTACTTCTCATCAAAGAGACTAAAAAAAGAATCACTGATCTGAAAATTGGAATTGGTTCAATAAAATATGCGCCAATTCCATTTGGAATTTTATTTGCATACATCGTTTTTGCTCATGATTTTGTTGAGACCATACCAATTCTAAATTGGAGTTGGTTAGGGTACAACATTGCGTTTGGCCCATTTGCAGATCAAGGGTTTTGGGGAATAGTTCCGTTTATCCCATTGTTAGTGTACATGTTTATTCATATCAACTATGTAGAAGAATTGTATTTCAGAAAATCAAAGAAGATGGTAGTAGTATGGGCATTGATCCATATTGCGATGGGAATCAAAGTACATATGGCATTGTTACTTTTGCCAATAGGATTTTTGTTCAAATATATTTATGATAAAAAGGGAATTAATCATTCATTTGCAATGCATTTTGCAACAAATATTTTAGTTATTATCGCGCTTTTTCTTTCTTTTATTATCTGATTGTGGTGTCTGATTAAGAAAAACCCAGCCGAAAAATCCACCCAACGATATATTGATGACGCCCATAAACGTGATCAGCAATGATGTATTTGGCGGTGCAACTTTCAGACCCACAATAATACCAACAATACCAGTTACAAAAAACATCATCATTAAGACTTTGAGTCGTAAAGGATTGACATATTTCATGGATAAGTTATTGGTTATTTTACACTATTATAATCTGACGTAATAGATCTATCAAATAATTTCAGAAATTCTTTCACATCTCAAACTCACAATATAGATCTTTGATATTCGGTAACACTTTAAAGATCCGAAATTTTTATTGGATTTTGTGCCAATATAGCTCAGCCTGGTTAGAGCATCAGATTTGTAATCTGAGGGTCGTGGGTTCGGATCCCATTATTGGCTTTTTAATTTTTATAAAAATAACTTCAAAAGAGTAAAAGAAAAAACGACGTTAAGCGTATTTCAGCCTAATATCTTCCTCTATTTTCAGATCTTGGTTTTCTATGTTTTGGTAAACATTCTTTGCAGAAGACATCTCTACCCTCTATTGGTTGAAAAGGTACTTGAGATTCTTTTCCGCAATCAGAACATGTACATGGGTACATTTTTCGGTCATCTACTGACATTGCTAGAGATACTTATGAGGGAATATAAGAACTGTTAGAAAGAAAAATAGGCAATACGAATAAGTATGTAACAATTGAAACAAGCCTAAATGGATTCAGATGTAGAATCAAATCACAGTGGAAAAAAAGTAGTGAGTAAATCAATTTTCAATATTTTAGTGGTTTCGATAATAGGAGTTAGTTTGATAGCTGCATTTTTTGTAGGTTCTTTTATTAGTTTAAAATCAGAGCAGGTAACAAAATCTGAATTAAACAATGCAATTGCAAGTCTTGAAGCAAAGATTTCAAAAAATCAGATACCAGCACAACCAAACATACAGCCAATCAAGATATCTGCAGATGATGACCCAGTCATTGGAAATCAAGATGCACCAATTACCATAATAGAATTTTCAGATTTTCAGTGTCCATTTTGTGCTAGATTTCAAATTCAGACACTTCCATTAATTTTAGAACAGTATGTAGAAACAGGAAAAGTGAAATTTGTGTTTAGAGATTTTCCAATTCAATCTAGCCACCCCAATGCAATGCCAGCAGCTGCTGCATCAGAGTGTGCAGATGAACAAAACAAATTTTGGCAGTATCATGACATATTATTTGAAAATCAAGG is part of the Nitrosarchaeum sp. genome and harbors:
- a CDS encoding M3 family oligoendopeptidase, encoding MSEYKLERWDLSELTKDPKSPEFQKQIKELEEMAKKFEKIKLKLDPKMSSKKFIDILHEIEKISEKMSKIGGYASLQYSADTQSDEATSLITRMSKLGSEISNKILFFDLWWKTQVDDKNAKRLIKDSGELSEYLNHKRLFAKYALSEPEEKIINTLDVTGISALVKLYDKMTSAYEYKMKVGGKTKKMTREEITNYIRNTNAKIRESAYKTILTKYTENKGVNGEIYQNIVLNWKDEGIEIRGYKSPISMRNIGNDVDDKTIESLLAVCRKNSPVFQKFFLQKAKMLKIKKLRRYDLYAPVASNIKEKNYQYDKSVKLVFESLGKFSPKLEGFARKVFDEKHVDSSIRPGKRDGAFCSTLTPKITPYVLVNYTGKTRDVFTLAHELGHAVHSQAAQDRSILVQDAPLPLAETASTFSELLLYDNLSNRVTNDERKIMLAEKIDDLYATIMRQAFFTIFEVSAHEQIGKGTVVDEISKTYLQNLKEQFGNSVVMSDDFAIEWSCIPHFYHTPFYCYAYSFGNLLALALFQRYKKEGSSFVPSYIDILAAGGSKKPEKLLAEHGFDIRSEKFWQDGFDYVQSQVKALSSLN
- a CDS encoding CxxC-x17-CxxC domain-containing protein gives rise to the protein MSVDDRKMYPCTCSDCGKESQVPFQPIEGRDVFCKECLPKHRKPRSENRGRY
- a CDS encoding inorganic diphosphatase, whose protein sequence is MSKNFWHDIESGVDIPEIVNVIVEIPKGSMNKYEYDKKHNMIKLDRVLFSPFHYPGDYGLIPQTLSEDGDPLDALVLVTNPTYPGILIEARPIGLLQMKDDGNPDDKIICVSTNDPRYLHTVDITDVEDHYRSEIGHFFQVYKDLEGKKVEILGWKGAMEAKEIIVESIKRYKETLKKY
- a CDS encoding DsbA family protein; this encodes MDSDVESNHSGKKVVSKSIFNILVVSIIGVSLIAAFFVGSFISLKSEQVTKSELNNAIASLEAKISKNQIPAQPNIQPIKISADDDPVIGNQDAPITIIEFSDFQCPFCARFQIQTLPLILEQYVETGKVKFVFRDFPIQSSHPNAMPAAAASECADEQNKFWQYHDILFENQGTWSKMDFTSAITVFKEFATKLELNQEQFNACLDSGKYVNEINNDLTDGRNYEITGTPGFFIGNEKIGFVKVNGAQPFEVFQGIIESQLHS
- a CDS encoding succinate--CoA ligase subunit alpha, producing MTDIFKILKGTPEDSDYKKKGVIVQGITGAYGSLHAKNMISYGTNIVAGVTPGKGGQKFEDKIPIYNTVKEAVDASGAKISIIFVPAKFFLGAAKEALEAGIKLLVAIPEHVPVRDTMEVLDLANKKGAVIIGPNTPGIMIPELIKIGIMPATPFKAGKIAVLSKSGTLLYEISDALTNAGFGQSITIGIGGDPINGTRMIDAFEMVKDISDLEGLVVVGEIGGDSEEILAQRIIDIGFKKPTVAYIAGRAAPKEKRMGHAGAIVMGTYGSAESKVSMFNKANIPVAKRPSQVPVLLAGKMQQSD
- a CDS encoding pyruvoyl-dependent arginine decarboxylase; translation: MLDLVAKKLFLTKGKGVHEDRLTSFEYALRDAGIAGTNLVLISSIFPPNAKLISRNEGLKQIKPGQILFTIYSKNQTNEPQRLCSASVGIARPKDTNRYGYLSEYESFGQNEQQSGDYAEDIAAQMLASSLGIPFDIDKSWDEKRQQWTISGQIYKTQNVTQSTKGDKDGKWTTVFAAAVLLV